The genomic interval AGGCCAGCCCGTCCCCCCAGCCGCCTGTCAGCCGCGGGCAGGCGGGCCGCTGGCGTAAGCAGCAGAAGCTGCAGCGCACCACCGTCATCGCCGGTGTGGTGGCCATCCTGCTTATTTTGGCTATCCCCGTCTACGGCTATTTGGAGACGGTGGTCTTCCCGTTCAACGAGACGATCGTCAAGGTGAACGACAAGGTGTTCACTATGAACGATTACGTGCGCACGCTTCGCCTTTTCAAGACCGGCTCGGATATCAGCGGCCAGCAGCTCAACCTGGGCATCGTTCCGTTTGAGGTACTGCAAATCCTGGAAGACAACGAGATTCTCCGGCAGGCAGCCCCGCGCGTGGGCTTGCAGGTCACCGATCAGGAGATAGACCAGGAGCTACGCAAGCGGGTGCTGCCCCAGGACGCCAAGGCCCAGCCCTCCCCGGTGGAGCTTGAACGGGAGTTCAAGGAGGGCTACGCCCAGCGCCTGAGCCTGCTGAAGCTGTCTGACGCCGAGTACCGGGACGTCGTCCGGGCGGACCTGCTCCGCGAGAAGGTCAGGGACATGCTGGGCGTGCAATTGCCCACGGTGACGCGTCAAGCTCGCTTGGATATGGTTCTTACCTCCAATGAGAGGCTCAGCCAGGTCCAGACCGAGTTGCAAAAAGGAACGGACTTCAAGCTCATCTCCAAGCAGCTCTCCACCGACCCAGACCTTCAGGACAGCGAAGGCGACTACGGGTGGACGCCTGTCGGTGTCACTCCCGAGATGGACGATGACGTTTTTGGACTGCAGCCGGGCAACATCAGCGCGCCCATAGAGGCCAAGGACGGCTTCTACATCCTCAAGACTGTAGAGCGCACCGGCGACCGCGTCCATATCCTGGCCATGAAAGTGGCGGACAAGGACAAGGCGCAGGATGCTCTGTCCAAGTACCGGCAGGCCAGCGAAGACTTCGCCGTGGCTTTTAATGAGTTCAATGCCGACCCTGACCTGAAGGCCAAGAACGGCGACCTGGGATTCGTCGAGAAGGGCTATCAGGGCGGTCTCTTTGACGAGGCGCTCTTCGGCCTGCCCATCGGTAAAATAAGCGATCCCATGGGCGCGGCGCAGGGCATCTATTTTATTCGGGTCGTGGAGCGGGCCGAGGCGCGGCGGATAGACGACAAGCGCCGAGACGTACTGAAGACCAAGGCGCTGGAAAAGTGGCTCCAAGATGAGCGCAAGAACAACAAGGTGGAGCGCTTCTTCAACGACCGTCGGTACTCCTGGGCCGTTGACCAGATCACCAAGGAGTTGCGGAGCAGTCCACCACCCCAGCCCCGCCAGGGGCAAGGGTCTCAGTGAGCAAGAAGGATGAGCTTGGTGTCGGCCTGCTTGGGCTGGGTGTTGTCGGCGGCGGCGTAGCCGAAGTCCTCAGCCAGAAGGCCGATCTTTTCGCCCGCCAGGCTGGCTGCGTTCCTCTCCTGCGCCACGTCCTGGTGCGCGACCCCGCCAAGCGGCGCTCCGCGGAAGTCCCCGCCTCCCTACTCACCACCGACCCCCGCGCCATTTTGGACGACCCGGACGTGCGCCTTGTCATTGAGGTCATGGGCGGCGAGAACCCCGCCGTTGACTACATCCGCGAGGCGCTGCAAAAGGGCAAGGCCGTGGTCACCGCCAACAAGGAGGTCATGGCCAAGCATGGGCCGGAGCTTCTCGCACTGGCGGACAAGCGCGGCGTGGACCTGCTGTTTGAGGCGAGCGTCGGCGGCGGCATCCCGCTCATCGCTCCCTTCCAACGCGACCTCATCGCCAACCGCGTCACGGCTGTCCACGCCATCATCAACGGCACGACCAATTACATCCTGACGCGGATGGCCGTCGAGGGCCTGGAGTTCGGCGCGGCCCTGCGCCAGGCCCAGGACCTGGGCTACGCGGAGCCGGACCCGGACAACGACATCAGCGGCCGCGACGCGGCCTACAAGATCGCCATCCTCGCCTCCCTTGCCTTCCGCGCCGTGGTCCACGCCTCGGATGTTCACTACGAGGGCATAGGCCGCCTGGCGCCCCGCGACTTCCGCTACGCGCGGGAGCTGGGCTACACCATCAAGCTGCTTGCCATCGCCAAGGAGGAGGACGGCGTGGTCCATGCGCGGGTCCATCCCGCCTTCGTGCCCGACCACTGGCTTCTGGCCAAGGTGGACGGCGTCTTCAACGCTGTGCAGGTGGACGGCGACCTGGTAGGCCGGTTGCTGTTCTACGGCCAGGGCGCAGGCGCAAGGCCAACCACCAGCGCCATTCTGGCCAACGTGATGGAGGCGGCGCGCAACATCACGGAGGGCAGGCGGAACGCCCGCCTGCGGCTGGACGCGCGGAAGAGCATCAAGCCCTTTGACGCCATTGAAACCGGATACTACTTGCGGATATGGGTTCCGGACCGGCCGGGCATTCTGGCCCAAATAGCGCGGGTGCTGGGCGACAGGCAGATCAGCATCGCCTCCGTCATTCAGAAGGAGGCCGACCCGTCCAACCAGTCGGCGGAGCTGGTCATCATGACCCACACGGCGCGGGAGGCCGACATGCAGGGCGCCCTGTGCGAGCTGGAGCGGCACTCAGCGGTGACTCAGGTCGGTAATTTCGTACGGGTTGAGGCCTAGGCGCACGCGCGCCGCCCGCCGGCTGGCGGGCGCCTCGCCCTGATGGGACAATGCGTTGTATGGGTACCGGCGTTCTGACGCGCTATAAGGACTACCTGCCCGTAACGCCCCAGACACCCCTCATCTCTCTGGGTGAGGGGGACACTCCTCTGGTGCGCTCCCAGACCATTGAGAAAGAACTGGGCTGCGAGCTTTACTTCAAGCTGGAGGGATGCAATCCCACCGGCTCTTTCAAGGACCGGGGCATGGTGGTGGCGGTGGCCAAGGCGGTGGAGGCAGGCACCACGGTCATCATGTGCGCGTCCACGGGCAACACCAGCGCCTCCGCGGCGGCCTACGGCGCGCGCATGGGGCTGCGCACCGTCGTCGTCGTGCCGCGCGGCAACATCGCCCTGGGCAAGCTGGCCCAGGCGCTCATCTACGGCGCGAAACTGGTGCCCATCAACGGCACCTTCGACGACGCCCTGGGCATCGTGCGGACTTTGGCCCAGAAGTACCCCGTCACACTCGTCAACTCGGTCAATCCCTTCCGCATCGAGGGGCAGAAGACCGCGGCGTTCGAGGTGGTGGACATCCTGGGCGACGCCCCGCACTACCTGTTCATCCCGGTGGGCAACGCGGGCAACATCACCGCCTACTGGAAAGGCTTCCGGGAGTACCGCAAGGCGGGCAAGAGCTCCCGGCTGCCCGGCATGATGGGCTTCGAGGCGGAGGGCGCGGCCCCCATCGTGCGCGGCGAGCCGATCAAGAGCCCCAAGACCGTGGCCTCGGCCATCCGCATCGGCAATCCAGCGAGCTGGCACGGCGCTCTGGCGGCGCGGGACGAGTCCGGCGGGCGCATTGACAGCGTATCAGATGATGAGATTATCACCGCGTACAAGCTGCTGGCCCGAAGCGAGGGTGTGTTCGGCGAACCGGCCTCGGCGGCGTCCGTGGCGGGCCTGCTGAAACTTTCGCGCGAGGGCCTGAATCTAAAGAACAAGCGGGTCGTGTGCGTCATCACCGGCAGCGGCCTGAAGGACCCGGACACGGCCACCGGCGCCGCGGAGCCGCCGCCAGCGGATGGTGTGGCCGCTGACCTGGACTCGGTGGAGCGCTTCCTGGGCTGGGTGGAAGGACAGCTTCCTGTGGGCGGGGCCAAACATACGTAGAAAGGCCGACAGTTGGCTGACCTCAAGAACATCGAACAGGCCGTGGGCCGGATTATAAAGGCCATCGGCGAAGACCCGCGCCGGGAGGGCCTGCGCGACACGCCGCGCCGCATCGCCGAGATGTACGCCGAGATATTCTCCGGCGTCGGCGTGGACCCCAGCGGCGAGCTGGAGGTTGGATTCGACGAGGGCCATCATGAGATGGTCATCATCAAGGACATCCCGTTTTACTCGCTCTGCGAGCACCACTTCCTGCCCTTCTACGGCGTGGCGCATATCGGCTACATCCCCAGCGGCCGCGTGGTGGGCATCAGCAAGGTGGCGCGCGTGCTGGAGGTCCTGGCCCGGCGCCCTCAGCTCCAGGAACGCCTGACCACCCAGGTGGCGGAAACCCTCCTTAAAGCTCTCAAGCCCGACGGTGTCGCGGTGGTCATCCATGCGGAGCACCTCTGCATGACCATGCGCGGCATCAAGAAGCCGGGGAGCAGCATCGTGACGTCAGCCACGCGCGGCGCGTTCCGCCGCCGAGCGGTCACGCGGGCCGAATTCCTCTCCCTTCTTCAGGGCAGGCTCTAGGGCGCGTCGCGGCAATGGAGTACGTCGTCCAGCAAGCCGAACTTGATACTATTCAGGAGCATTGGCACCAGCTTCTGGCCAGGTCCCCCGCTGATTGCGTCTTCTGCACCCCGGAATGGCTGCGCGTCTGCCGCGATGAGCTGAACCGGGGCGACGCGCTGCACCTCCTCGCGGTCCGCTGCGATAGCGAGCTGGTGGCGGTCGCGCCGCTGGCCCTGCGCGGCGACACGCTCATCTTCTGGGGCGACCCCAACGTCTGCGACTACTCGGACGTAGTCGTCGCACGGGGGCATGAAGCGCCTGCTTACAACGCCCTGGCCGCGCACGTGGACGCGCTGCCCTGGCGCGCCATGCGCCTGCACGGCCTGCGCGCCGACTCCCCCGCGCTGGAGGGACTGACGTCGGCCTTCACGGCGCGCGGCTGGCCGGTCGAGCGCGTCCCGGAGGACGTGGCCCCGCGCATGGATATTCCGTCCGACTGGGAGGCCTACGTGGAGTCCCTGTCCAAGAAGGACCGCCACGAGCTTCGTCGCAAGCTACGCAGGCTGACCTCCGCGGGTCAGGTGTCTCTCTCCGCCAACGGCGGCGACCTGGAGCGGGACATACAGGACCTGTTTCAAATGATGGAGGTAAGCCGGACGGACAAGGCCGACTTCCTGACACCGGAGCGGCGGCGCTTCTTCCAGGTCATGGCGGCGGCCATGCGGGGCGCGGGCTTTTTGCGGCTGTTTTTCATGACCCTGGATGGGCAGCGCGTATCCACGGCCCTTTGCTTTGATTACGGCGATTGCTATAAGTTGTACAATAGCGGCTACGACCCTGCTCAGGCCCACCTCAGCGTGGGCCTGTTGGTTAAGGCGCTGTGCGTGAAGGACGCCATCGAGAAGGGCCGGAAGCGGTTCGACTTCCTGCGCGGCGCCGAGCCGTACAAGTACGACCTGGGCGGCAGGGACAACCCAATCTACACTCTGGCCGTAAGCCGAGGCTAGCGATGGGGGAGGATATGCGCATCGCGGCTATCAGCGTACACGGGTGCCCCTACGCCCGTCTGGGCGAAAAGGACACGGGCGGGATGAACGTGTACGTCCTGCATCTCGCCCGTGAGCTTGGCAAGCGCGGAATCGCCGTGGACGTGTACACCCGCGTCCACGACCTGCGCGACCCCGTCATCTTCGAGCTGGGCCCGAACGCGCGCGTCATCCACCTGCGCGCGGGCGCCTACGGCGAGCCGAAGGAGAACCTCTACCGCCACCTGCCGGAGTTCGTGGCGAACCTGTGCGGCTACTGGCGGGAGAACGGCCTTTCCTACGACGTGCTGCATACCCACTACTGGCTCTCCGGCTGGGTGGGCCTGCTCCTGCGCGGCCATCACCCCATGCCGTGGGTCGCCAACTTTCACACCCTCGGCGCCATCAAGCGGCTGGTCCGCCCGGGCGAGCGCGAGCCGGAGCGGCGCATTCAGACCGAGCAGCGCGTCCTTCTGCGGGCGGACGCCTCCATCGCCCTCAACCCGCACGAGCGCGATGAGATGGTCCGGCTCTACGGTGCGGACTCTCAGCGTATCAGCGTCATTCCCGCCGGAGTGGACGCTGACCTCTTTCAGCCCGTGGACAGGGCTGAGGCCCGGCGACGCCTGGGCCTGACGCCGAACGGGCCAGTGGTGCTCTACGTGGGTCGCCTGGAGAAGCTGAAGGGCATTGACGTCCTTTTGCAGGCCGCGGCGCTGCTTCAGGACGTGCCGGGCCTGCGGCTGCTCGTAGTGGGCGGCAACCCATCGGAGGACCGCGAGCGCGCGCGGCTCGAGGCGGAGGCGCGCCGACTGGGCATTGCGCGCATGGTGCGCTTCGAGGGGTCGGTCAAGCAGGAGGCGCTGCCCGCCTACTACAGCGCCGCCGACGTGTGCGTCGTGCCGTCCTACTACGAGAGCTTCGGGCTGGTGGCCGTGGAGTCCCAGGCCTGCGGCACGCCCGTGGTGGCGGCGCGCGCGGGCGGACTAGCCTACACTGTCCAGGATGGCGTCACCGGCTACCTTATTCCCGACCGCCGCGCGGAGCTTTACGCCGACCGCATCCGCACGCTGCTGGCGGACGCGCCGCTCCGCGCGCGTATGGGCGACGCCGCGCGGAAGGCCGTCGCGCCGCTGACGTGGGGAGCGATGGCGGAGCGCTTCGGCGACGTGTACCGCGACGTCATGGCCGGCGTTCCGCCGTCCGACAGCTCGCCCGCGGGGGCCGTCGTCTGCCGGGGGCATCGCTAGCAATTCGCCGCTCTTGACACTGCTGACGCGGTGTCGCACAGTAGATACAATTCGATAAATGGGGGAGAGGCATGTCCAAGTTCGACACAAAGGCGCTGATGGTGTCTCCTCACCCGGACGACGCCGAGATTCAGGCGGGCGGCACAATCGCCCGGTGGGTCAAGGAAGGTCACCGTGTGGTCTATGTCCTGTGCACCAGCGGCGACAAGGGCACCGACGACCCGAAGATGACGCCCCGGCGGCTGGCGAAGATGCGCGAGAAAGAGCAGATGGATGCGGCCCGCATCCTGGGCGTCTCCGAGGTAGAATTTCTACGCTATCATGACGGCGAGCTGGAGGACACCCGCGAGTTTCTGGGCAATCTGGTGCACGCCATCCGCTTCTACCGGCCGGAGATCGTCATGGCGCCGGACCCCTATCGCACGAAGTTCTTTCAGCACCGCGACCACCGCATGGCGGGCATCGCGGCCCTGGACGCCGTCTATCCTTACTCGCGGGACCGGCTGCACTTTCCGGAACACGAGAAGGAGGGGCTGAAGCCGCACAAGGTGGCGGAGATATACTTCTACGGGCCGGACGAGCCGGAAACCTTTGTGGACATCACCGACACGATGAATTTGAAGATCAAGTCGGTCCTTGCCCACGTCTGCCAGATGGGGAACGGCCGGGACGTGAAGAAGTGGATGCAGCAGCGGGCCGCGGAGACGGGCAAGAAGGCCAAGGTCAAGTACGCGGAGGGTTTCCGTCGGCTGGTGGCGCGGCGCTAGCGCGTCGGCATGCACTCGCTCATCCTTCGACAGGCTCAGGATGAGCGAGTTTTGCGCCGCTCGTGGTGAGCTTGTCGAACCATGAACGGCGGCTCCTCGGCGTGTGTCCGTTTCTGCTAGACTTGACCTGTGACCGGTATGTTTGACATTCACACCCACATCCTGCCTGGCGTGGACGACGGGCCGCAAGCGATGGCGGACGCCGTGGAGATGGTGCGGCGGGCGGAGCAGGACGGCGCGCGCACGATGGTCGCGACGCCCCACGGCAAGGACGTGTCCGAGAACTTCCCCAACGGGGCCATTCGCACGGTGCACGACGCCCTCCGCGCAGAGCTGGCGAAGGCGGGCGTCGGCGTGGACGTGCTGCTCGGCATGGAGAACGCCATGACGGCGGACCTGCACCGGAAGGTGGCGGCGGGCGTCCAGTTCCCTTACCCGGGCGGCAAATACATCCTGGTCGAGCTGCCGTACTTCGGTTATCCTACTTACGCCGACGAAGTCCTGTTCCAGTTGCAGCTCGCCGGGCTGACGCCGGTGCTGGCGCACCCGGAGCGGACGGTGCTGTTCCAGCACCACCCGAACAAGCTGGCCGACATGGTGGAGCGGGGGATGCTGGTGCAGGTGACGGCGGGCGGGCTGCTCGGCCTGTTCGGACCGGAATGCAGGAAGGCTATCGGGGAGTTCCTGCGGATGGACATCGTCCACGTCATTGCGTCGGACACGCACACGCCGGACGGCGAGCGCGGGCCGGGGCTGCGCCATGCGATGGAGGCGGCGGAGCGGCTGGTGGGGTTGGCGCGCGCCGAGGCGCTGGTGACGACGGCGCCGGAGGCGATTGCGCGCGGCGAGCCGCTGCCGGAGCTGCCGCCGGTCAGCGGGCCGAAGCGGCGGTGGATTTTCGGGTAGGAAAATCAGTTACACATTTTGTGTAGCAAACGGCAGAAATAATCCTTGGAACTAAGATTTGTCTCAGACTGAGTCTTTGTCTTTCGCAGGGAAGATGCTGATGATAGACTGCAGATTTTGAGATAGGTCAAGGTAAAGTCGAGGACATATTTTATCCTTTGCTTCCAGCATGTATGCCCATAGAAGTTCTCTGTAAAATAGATCATCCTTAGGAAACCGATGTCGCGCTGAAGAACATTCATTGACCATAGCCCGTGTAGAAACAAAGAGATGGCTCTGACACCTCCCGAGTATTCCAGATATTTCAAATGAGTTTTTCAGATCGTACTGCTCGGAGACCTGTTGCTTTTGATAGGATGAGGTGGCCTCGGCAGCAGGTGCCATCACAGAAGCTTGGTGTAACCACGCATTCGCAGTAGTTGCCAGCTCCCTGCATATGCTACGTATCTTACCGCCTCTTTTTAGCAATTCGTTTACTTTATCACTTCCGAGGGTGTGCGCATCCCCTTCTTCCGCTTTTTCCGCCAGCTTGTACAAATCGTCCATCACCCATTGATTCAGTAACTTGGCAACTGTCAAAAGGGCATAGCCTGCAGATTGATAGGGGAGGGAATGCTTTCGGTCGGATTTATTGCCGTTGGCATAAGAGGTGAGCGCGTCCTCGAGTTCACCAAGGCCAAGATGTGCATCTCCTTCGAGACAATAACCCCCGATCGTAATCTTGTCAGAGCTCAAGGACGATTTGGCGTCTTTAAGAGCAGTGTCAAACTCGCCTAGGCAAATACCCAGGTCAGCCGCGCGCCTCAGAAGGTATGGATTGTCCTTTTCTATATGAAGGCCCTCTCTTGCACTGTCTAGCGCTACTTTCCACCGGCCATTTTGCTCAAATTCGTCTCTAACAGTTTGAACTATAGACGGAATTACTGCGGCAGCCAGCCTTGCGCGTTCAAAGAACCCCTTTGCTGGGTCCTCTTTGTTTGTTTTGTCTCTTGGCGTGGCTCTTGCGGCCCCAACGCCATTGCGAAGAACCGAGAGCTTCTCATCGACGATCCACGCGTCCACTCGTCCTATCTTCTCAGCACCACGCTGTGTGAACGCAAGCTCCAACCTTCTTAGCCTGGTAGGGTACAAAGCACGAAGCAAGTCAAGCTCTTGCTTTGATAACCAGGCTGGAATCAGCATCAGCGTCGTCTTATCTGCAAGCTCTCCATATTTGATGTCTTCTGTTGAGATCTCCTTCCCCCCCAATGTTCTGAGGGTCTCTATCCATGGCTGCAGAAAAACTTGTGGCGTCAGAGCATGAAGTTGCTCTGTTAGCCACTGTGCCCCTTGCTGTCCATACTCACTCGCAGCCGGGGTTGCCCTCAGAATAACTAGCGCCAATCGAGCATCAAGGTTTTGCAACGCATCGTTCTGAGCTTGCTGTCCCAACTCTTGGACTTTCTTAACTACTTCATACCGGAGTTGATCTGTGCCAAGAAATTGCGGCCTCATTATTGGTCGAGCTGTCAATCGCACGGTGCGTGCCGTATCATGTCTTCGCTTTAGAAGCTCCCCGAGAATTGGTGCAAAAACTTCCAGAGCTTCCTTGGTTTCCTTGGAACGGTTCGTTTCTCCGGCTTCCCCCTGTCGCATGAACAAGTACATCACAGGAGAAGGGCGTGCCTGTGGGTCGGTGAAACTGATGTCTGAAATAGACCCGCCGCCCTCCACGGGGATAGGGACAGCAATAACAGACATAGCCCGTTTCATTCTTTGCCGTTCTGGTTCCTTGCTAAGTTCGGGCGGTGTGGAAAACACGAGTTTCGCCTCATCGTCATGTTCAGATACGAAGGAGTCAAATGGAGGCTCGGTTTTTGCTATGTAAAGATATAGACCTGTTGCCGAAGCATATCCAGAGACTAGCTGCCCATAGGTTAACGTGCGCCCTATGTGCGAGCTACGCTGAGGGTTACCAATACTAGATGCAACGACCTCGAAATACACCTTGTCTGTATTCGGTGCCCTTTTGGCCTCATAGATATCACAAAAGACGGGTTGCCGCGAGTTAAACACTAGCTTACAAGCAAATCGAGCCATAACCCAAATTAGAATGTCCTGCTTTAGCAGATCGTTTAGGCTGCCCGAGGCGCTCTGGCTGGATTGATCGCTTGAACGAAAAGCCGCGCTGACGTCACGTCGTACCTCCCGCTTCAAATCGTCGCACCCCGCTGTAATAGCATGCAGCAGCAAACTTAACGTGTCGTCCGTTATCTCGACTTGTGAGGACTGTTCGGGGAGATTAGCATCGGGTGTACCTGGGGGACATGCAAGGACAACGGCGAAACGCTCGGTCGTTACATTGGAATCTACTACCCGCGCAAAGTATCTTGTGAACTTACCCAGGACCTGCGGAACGTAGGGTACAAACAAAATCTCTGCTGTCTGACTCACAAGGCCTGTCTTAGAAGCTCCGGGGTCCCTCGTAAGTGATTTGAGGAAATCTGCGATAAGGGGTTCATCATCGAGCGAAAGTGTTTGTCCAGCAGCCATAGGATGCAAAACCACGATGGTCCCTGACACGAGATCCTTTAGCTTGAACAACTTGAACGCAACAGCTCCTAGCAATCTTGCCATCACGTGTCTCTCAAACCTTCGTAGCGCTGTGTCAGCCAGGAGGCCTATCACATCGTGTCCCGCATAGAATCCTTGCTGTTCGCGGTACTCCTTTACTTGCTCAGCCGCCCTACGTGGTGTGATTCTATGTCCAGTTTCTCGGCTTTCGTGGAGAAGCTTGAACGCCAGGAGAAGATTCACCGCATCAGCGAGCTCATAAGCTCGAATATGGTGCTTTTCATGTGAGATTGGAGCGGCTAGTCCGGCCTTTTCCAAGCGATATACTACCGCGCGAATGTTTCCGCTTTGCAGGCCTTGCTCATGGACTATCCGAATCACTTCATTTAGCCGGACCCTTCCGCTGTGGCGACTGCCGTCCGTGATCAAGCTTTGGAGCGCGTCTCCCCACTTCTGTAGCGTCTTGATGTCTTTCAGCATGTTGCCTCCTTGAAGAAGCTGGCCTACAACCCTCCAAAAGCCTGCCCGTTAGTCTGAGTCAAACGCAGAGTCTTGTTTTTGTTACGATTGTACAAAACTGGGCACGTTTTCTATTGACTTTGCTGAAGTCATATGGTACAGTACACATGCGCCCGTGTCAATAGACCGATGTCCGCCTGCTAGTCGCTCTAACCAGGAGGGCTACCATGAGTGCTAATAAGCAGGTCAGGCCCGCTGGAACCGGCAAGAAGGCACCCAACAACAGCTCCCATCGCAAGCATCTCCTGCTCCCTAGTCATCCTCTTCCCCCTTACCTGCAGGCGATTGTCGTCGCGGCCTCAACTGTTGCGTTAGCCGTAATCATCCAGACGGCAATTAAGTGGAACGTTCGCTTGGATAGCCTTCCTACAAGCGGAAATTTTGCTTTATCGGGGGCGATTAATCTCACAGTAGTGTTTCAACGAACCTCGGCGCTAGTTCCCTGTCTTCCCTAATCGCTTCTATGCGGTGCGAAAGGTACTTCTTGAGTTTTCAAGTGCCCCATGTCTTTATATTCCCAGCAGCCGCTTCGCGTTCCCGCTGCCGACCGCCTCCCGCTCCGCGTCCGTGAGCGGCAGCGCGCGGAACCCCCGCACGCAAGCCGCCGCGTCGTTCAGCGGGAAGTTCGTCCCGAACATCAGCCGGTCCACGCCTATTTTCCGAATCCATCCGGCCAACTCCTGGGAGGTCATCGCGCCGGGCTTGTCCAGCTCGTGCAGGCGGTGCGACAGGTCGGCGTACACGTTCGGGAAGCGGGCCGTGAGCTGGGCCACCTCCTCCTCGAAGCCCATGCCCATGTGGGCGAGGATGACGCGCAGCTTGGGGAAGTCGGGCAGGACGTTGGTCCAGTACTTCGGGCGGCCCCAGGGGTCGCCGCCGGCGTCCAGCGCGGGCGTGCGCCCCGACTGGGCGAGGAGCGGCAGGCCGCGGCGCTGGGCCTCGTCGTAGGCGGGCAACAGCCGCCTGTCGTCGGGGTGCAGCCACATGGCGCTGGGCACGATCTTCACCCCCTTCGTGCCTTCCCTGACGCCCTTCGCTATCTCGGCGCGTATCTCCTCCTCCGTCATCGCCGCCGCGTCAACGCCGACGAAGGTCATCAGCTCGGGGTGCGCCTTCGTTTCGCGGTAGCCCCACGAGTTGTTCGCCGAAAGCTTGTTGGCCCACACCTTGCGTATCGCTTCGGCGCGGTCCTTGCGCTGCGCCAGCGACAGGTCCGCGGGCAGCTCCGCCACGTCCCGCGCGATGAGCGTGCGGATGTCCATGAACATCAGCATCACCGTCCGGCTGATGCCCAGCGTCCGCATGTTGGCAAGAAGCACGGGGACCGTGCCCACGAGCTGGGGCGTGCGGCCCGTCGAGAGGAGGAAGCGGTTGCTGACCTCCTCCGAGGGGAATATGTGCGTGTGGACGTCAATAAGCTCTGTCGAAGACACAATGCCCTCCCCTGACGTAGACGTCATTCCAAAACTGCTTGGAGTCCATAATGCGTTTGAACCCGCTCATGGTTCGACGGGCTCAGCACGAGCGGGAGGAGTCATCCCGCTCACCCTGAGCTTGTCGAAGGGTGAGGAGAGAGACTTCTGAACCGCGTCATGGTGTCCCGCCGAGCGCGGCGCGGAATGACATTGCTACTCCACCGTTACCCAGCGCCGCTCC from Dehalococcoidia bacterium carries:
- a CDS encoding CpsB/CapC family capsule biosynthesis tyrosine phosphatase — protein: MFDIHTHILPGVDDGPQAMADAVEMVRRAEQDGARTMVATPHGKDVSENFPNGAIRTVHDALRAELAKAGVGVDVLLGMENAMTADLHRKVAAGVQFPYPGGKYILVELPYFGYPTYADEVLFQLQLAGLTPVLAHPERTVLFQHHPNKLADMVERGMLVQVTAGGLLGLFGPECRKAIGEFLRMDIVHVIASDTHTPDGERGPGLRHAMEAAERLVGLARAEALVTTAPEAIARGEPLPELPPVSGPKRRWIFG
- a CDS encoding PIG-L deacetylase family protein, encoding MSKFDTKALMVSPHPDDAEIQAGGTIARWVKEGHRVVYVLCTSGDKGTDDPKMTPRRLAKMREKEQMDAARILGVSEVEFLRYHDGELEDTREFLGNLVHAIRFYRPEIVMAPDPYRTKFFQHRDHRMAGIAALDAVYPYSRDRLHFPEHEKEGLKPHKVAEIYFYGPDEPETFVDITDTMNLKIKSVLAHVCQMGNGRDVKKWMQQRAAETGKKAKVKYAEGFRRLVARR
- the thrC gene encoding threonine synthase produces the protein MGTGVLTRYKDYLPVTPQTPLISLGEGDTPLVRSQTIEKELGCELYFKLEGCNPTGSFKDRGMVVAVAKAVEAGTTVIMCASTGNTSASAAAYGARMGLRTVVVVPRGNIALGKLAQALIYGAKLVPINGTFDDALGIVRTLAQKYPVTLVNSVNPFRIEGQKTAAFEVVDILGDAPHYLFIPVGNAGNITAYWKGFREYRKAGKSSRLPGMMGFEAEGAAPIVRGEPIKSPKTVASAIRIGNPASWHGALAARDESGGRIDSVSDDEIITAYKLLARSEGVFGEPASAASVAGLLKLSREGLNLKNKRVVCVITGSGLKDPDTATGAAEPPPADGVAADLDSVERFLGWVEGQLPVGGAKHT
- a CDS encoding peptidylprolyl isomerase, yielding MSTKKPGKASPSPQPPVSRGQAGRWRKQQKLQRTTVIAGVVAILLILAIPVYGYLETVVFPFNETIVKVNDKVFTMNDYVRTLRLFKTGSDISGQQLNLGIVPFEVLQILEDNEILRQAAPRVGLQVTDQEIDQELRKRVLPQDAKAQPSPVELEREFKEGYAQRLSLLKLSDAEYRDVVRADLLREKVRDMLGVQLPTVTRQARLDMVLTSNERLSQVQTELQKGTDFKLISKQLSTDPDLQDSEGDYGWTPVGVTPEMDDDVFGLQPGNISAPIEAKDGFYILKTVERTGDRVHILAMKVADKDKAQDALSKYRQASEDFAVAFNEFNADPDLKAKNGDLGFVEKGYQGGLFDEALFGLPIGKISDPMGAAQGIYFIRVVERAEARRIDDKRRDVLKTKALEKWLQDERKNNKVERFFNDRRYSWAVDQITKELRSSPPPQPRQGQGSQ
- a CDS encoding glycosyltransferase, whose translation is MRIAAISVHGCPYARLGEKDTGGMNVYVLHLARELGKRGIAVDVYTRVHDLRDPVIFELGPNARVIHLRAGAYGEPKENLYRHLPEFVANLCGYWRENGLSYDVLHTHYWLSGWVGLLLRGHHPMPWVANFHTLGAIKRLVRPGEREPERRIQTEQRVLLRADASIALNPHERDEMVRLYGADSQRISVIPAGVDADLFQPVDRAEARRRLGLTPNGPVVLYVGRLEKLKGIDVLLQAAALLQDVPGLRLLVVGGNPSEDRERARLEAEARRLGIARMVRFEGSVKQEALPAYYSAADVCVVPSYYESFGLVAVESQACGTPVVAARAGGLAYTVQDGVTGYLIPDRRAELYADRIRTLLADAPLRARMGDAARKAVAPLTWGAMAERFGDVYRDVMAGVPPSDSSPAGAVVCRGHR
- a CDS encoding homoserine dehydrogenase, producing the protein MSKKDELGVGLLGLGVVGGGVAEVLSQKADLFARQAGCVPLLRHVLVRDPAKRRSAEVPASLLTTDPRAILDDPDVRLVIEVMGGENPAVDYIREALQKGKAVVTANKEVMAKHGPELLALADKRGVDLLFEASVGGGIPLIAPFQRDLIANRVTAVHAIINGTTNYILTRMAVEGLEFGAALRQAQDLGYAEPDPDNDISGRDAAYKIAILASLAFRAVVHASDVHYEGIGRLAPRDFRYARELGYTIKLLAIAKEEDGVVHARVHPAFVPDHWLLAKVDGVFNAVQVDGDLVGRLLFYGQGAGARPTTSAILANVMEAARNITEGRRNARLRLDARKSIKPFDAIETGYYLRIWVPDRPGILAQIARVLGDRQISIASVIQKEADPSNQSAELVIMTHTAREADMQGALCELERHSAVTQVGNFVRVEA
- a CDS encoding GNAT family N-acetyltransferase, with product MEYVVQQAELDTIQEHWHQLLARSPADCVFCTPEWLRVCRDELNRGDALHLLAVRCDSELVAVAPLALRGDTLIFWGDPNVCDYSDVVVARGHEAPAYNALAAHVDALPWRAMRLHGLRADSPALEGLTSAFTARGWPVERVPEDVAPRMDIPSDWEAYVESLSKKDRHELRRKLRRLTSAGQVSLSANGGDLERDIQDLFQMMEVSRTDKADFLTPERRRFFQVMAAAMRGAGFLRLFFMTLDGQRVSTALCFDYGDCYKLYNSGYDPAQAHLSVGLLVKALCVKDAIEKGRKRFDFLRGAEPYKYDLGGRDNPIYTLAVSRG
- the folE gene encoding GTP cyclohydrolase I FolE; amino-acid sequence: MADLKNIEQAVGRIIKAIGEDPRREGLRDTPRRIAEMYAEIFSGVGVDPSGELEVGFDEGHHEMVIIKDIPFYSLCEHHFLPFYGVAHIGYIPSGRVVGISKVARVLEVLARRPQLQERLTTQVAETLLKALKPDGVAVVIHAEHLCMTMRGIKKPGSSIVTSATRGAFRRRAVTRAEFLSLLQGRL